In Pseudophryne corroboree isolate aPseCor3 chromosome 3, aPseCor3.hap2, whole genome shotgun sequence, a genomic segment contains:
- the LOC135058081 gene encoding D(1C) dopamine receptor-like — protein MENLSPYNVTIHVLNADAVDAASSSRDRSLRALTGLLLSLLILSTLLGNTLVCLAVIKFRHLRSKVTNFFVISLAVSDLFVALLVMPWKAVTEVAGYWLFGDFCDTWIAFDIMCSTASILNLCIISLDRYWAIASPFRYERKMTQRVAFIMIGVAWTLSILISFIPVQLSWHKSQGTIGKWNFTNQTENCDSSLNRTYAISSSLISFYIPVVIMIGTYTRIYRIAQTQIRRISSLERAVEHAQSCHPDCPHENSLKTSFRKETKVLKTLSIIMGVFVFCWLPFFVLNCMVPFCHIGLPKQEDPEPPCVSETTFSIFVWFGWANSSLNPVIYAFNADFRKAFTTILGCHKFFSSTNVEAVNFSNELVSYHHDTTFQKDIPITFNNPQLPNVVPHDQEDLDGHCFDKVSVISNSNGARGHKVLLLPVSVQFECEAEISLETITPFTSAGPLECHPLPVNDTDRQYNTKMY, from the coding sequence ATGGAAAACCTGTCGCCCTACAATGTCACAATCCACGTGTTAAACGCAGACGCTGTAGAtgcggccagcagcagcagggacaggagTCTGAGAGCGCTGACCGGCTTGCTGCTGTCCCTGCTCATCCTGTCCACACTGTTGGGGAACACGCTGGTCTGCTTGGCGGTCATAAAGTTCCGCCACCTCAGGTCCAAGGTGACCAACTTCTTCGTCATCTCCTTGGCGGTGTCTGACCTGTTCGTGGCCCTGCTGGTGATGCCATGGAAGGCGGTGACCGAGGTGGCCGGCTACTGGCTCTTCGGGGACTTTTGCGACACCTGGATAGCCTTTGACATAATGTGCTCCACAGCTTCCATCCTCAATTTATGCATAATCAGCCTGGACCGCTACTGGGCTATCGCCAGTCCCTTCAGGTACGAGAGGAAGATGACCCAGAGGGTGGCTTTCATCATGATCGGTGTAGCCTGGACTTTGTCCATCCTGATATCCTTCATCCCTGTGCAGCTCAGCTGGCATAAGTCCCAGGGGACCATTGGAAAATGGAACTTCACCAACCAGACAGAGAACTGTGACTCCAGCCTCAACAGGACATATGCCATATCCTCTTCTCTCATCAGCTTCTACATACCAGTCGTCATCATGATTGGGACATACACAAGGATCTACAGGATAGCTCAAACCCAAATAAGGAGGATCTCCTCTCTGGAAAGGGCTGTGGAGCACGCTCAGAGCTGCCACCCTGACTGCCCTCATGAGAACTCCTTAAAGACATCCTTCAGGAAGGAGACTAAGGTCCTGAAGACCTTGTCCATCATCATGGGGGTATTTGTTTTCTGCTGGCTACCTTTCTTTGTTTTGAACTGCATGGTACCTTTCTGCCACATTGGTCTCCCAAAGCAAGAAGACCCTGAGCCCCCATGTGTAAGTGAGACCACCTTCAGCATCTTTGTTTGGTTTGGATGGGCCAACTCGTCCCTGAACCCCGTCATTTATGCCTTTAACGCTGACTTTAGGAAAGCCTTCACTACAATATTGGGATGCCATAAATTCTTTTCCAGCACCAACGTTGAAGCTGTGAACTTCAGCAATGAGTTGGTGTCCTACCACCACGACACCACATTTCAGAAAGATATTCCCATCACCTTTAACAACCCTCAGCTCCCAAACGTGGTGCCCCACGACCAGGAAGACCTGGACGGACACTGTTTTGACAAAGTCTCAGTTATATCGAATTCCAACGGGGCCAGGGGCCACAAGGTCTTGCTCTTGCCTGTTAGTGTCCAGTTTGAGTGTGAGGCTGAGATATCATTGGAGACCATCACTCCATTCACCTCTGCTGGACCTCTGGAGTGTCACCCGCTCCCAGTAAATGATAcagacagacagtataacacaaagatgtactaa